The Malus domestica chromosome 08, GDT2T_hap1 genomic interval CCAAGGTTATTATTACAGAGAACTTTAATGAAAGGACtacatttttactttaaaaaattaattctggtactatttacttacaacacatttttaacacatttttatcattttcgttaaaattcaaagttttcaagtcattttcattattttttcttattattatatGAAACATATAATTAAGAATAATATTGCAAGTGGCCCACTATTACAGTGACAAAAAGAGTGTTTGTTCTTACATTACGGTGCTTGTTCAAATCACATCAATTTCTTAATCTAACATTGCTGTCAAATATTGCTGTCAAATATGTAATATTAGTGCCACTTAGAACCTCAATTTAgttgtatttctcttcacttgtaaatgtaAGGTTTTACAATTagtattttaaattttcatttggcactccaaatattttataattagaaaaaaaaatatacttgtgAAGAAGTGTATAGAAGTGTATAAtgagacattttttttttgtcaaattagaATGAGATTGaaatactaataacaattctaaatatatataatatattttagAACTCGTttggaaatacttttaaaataacttaAAGCGCTTTCTATGAAATTGATTTTGGGTTATAAGTGCTTTTTGATAGAATCATCAGATATGTGCTTTTTTCAGGAAGttcataaaattattttttagggattctcttgaatttttataaatgattgatttcaaaaaaatattttcacaaaaaatattttaatcatttcaaaagcattttgaTACGAGCACTTTGAATTGTGATTATATATTAAGCAACAAGAAAATTTCAATTAAGCAAGATTCATTGTTCACTGAAATACACCGTGGTCGTTGTCGAAATGATGTATGTACTTACATTATTAATTGGTaaggtaaattatattttatcatgttaagtttgagattacaatctcatacaaaatatttaaaacatttatattTCACAACATTTATATTTCACGaattatttcatttcaattttataCCTCAGTCGTAATTTTTGTTAAGATCAGTTATCTGCCGATTAGGACATCATGGGCCCCATAAAATTTGTCAGgataaaagttgagaaaaaaacGAAGAAGGAAATAAtatggtaaaaatatttttttaacttaaaaaaacgaaaaaaagcaaaatttttGTTAAGTTCTCAGTTATCTGCCGATTAGGACATCATGGGCCCCATAAAATTTGTCACATTGgataaaagttgagaaaaaaacaaagaagaaaataatatggtaaaaatatttttttttaacttaaaaaaacgaaaaaaagcaaaatttcaTCTTCTCGAGCAAGTTTCCGCCGTTCATCCTTACCCTCCTTCCCCCCTCCGTCTGTCCCGCTCCCTTCACCTTCACCACGAAAACCACATCACACAGCCTGCAAATCCAGAGCTCCTCCAAAACCTTGAAACCCACCCCAAACAaatcaaaattccaaatttccagTGTAAATTACGAAATTAAGAAAGGTATATGGTGATTCTTATTTCTGAATTTCTAATTGATGAGTTTACGGCGAAGCGAAGATGGCGATTTCTAAACCGACAAGCGAGTCAACTCAGTGAGCAAAGTGAAGATGCGAGCAAGCCAACTCTGAACGAGTCGACCATCAAAGGCTACCTGCACGTCATGATTAGCAGTAGATCCATCAGTGGcgtcttcaatattttttttcttcgaacTCCTGCCTGCCCACATCCCGCTCCAGATCCGTCGATCTCCATCCCAGAAGCCAAAAACTGAAAAAGTTCCCAAAATCACAcactcaaaacaaaaacagagaAATCCCAAAATTTTCCTGCACATTCTCTCATTTTTCCTCTAACCAAACACATCATGTTATCTTTCCCAAACAATATCTAGAGCCTAATCCACCCATTCCACTTCAAATACTCACAAACCCAGCAAAACCAagaaaccaaaaactaaaaaaattcaaaattaccaATTGAGGAAAACGCTGAGATTGGGGGCGGGGTTCTGCATTTGCAGAAGTTTGGGTGGGAATGGCGGTGAAGTGAAAGATTTagggctcttttttttttttatccttttctactttttaagttttaatcataaatattttgttaattaaatatttttatagcTGTTTGGCCATCTGGTAGAAGTTTGGGAGCCACGGCAACATAAATgtgaaatttatttttgttatattatcatttaataGTTAATTTAACAGATTTTTAACAGTTTATGAAATTAAAGTGAAATAATAGTATATGTATGATATTGAAAAGTTTTAAAGATGTATGAGATTACAATTGCAAACTTAAATCTTCTTTCAACAGTAATAGAGcaaatggaaataattaataattaactatttaaaatttgatgGGGTGCAGGGAAGCTAATGAAGAGTATGCTAAGCATTTGCACAACGTGGTGGAAAAGCTATTTAGGCTGCTATCTTTAGGGTTAGGGCTTGAAGGACAAGAGTTAAAGAAGGCTGCCGGTGGTGATAACTTAGAGTACCTTCTCAAAATTAACTACTACCCACCATGTCCTCGCCCTGATCTTGCCCTTGGAGTGGTGGCTCACACCGACATGTCCACCGTCACCATTCTCGTCCCCAACGATGTTCAGGGCCTCCAGGCTTGCAAAGATGGCCGGTGGTACGACGTTAAGTACATCCCTAATGCCCTTGTCATCCACATTGGTGATCAGATGGAGGTACATATTGATAAACTACTTACGGTAACCCACCTAATCATAATATGCATGTTGCTCCttaatacaacaacaaaaaaagaaaaacagacaAACAAACctttaattaacactttaggatTATTCATTCATTTATGAGTAAGAggttttaaatttaaatgttgtaaatgacGAGTTTAATACCGATTTATTCCTCCACTTTTAATGTATAAATATATCAGTATAAAAAATACACCTTCAATCCATAATCTAAAGAAGTTTTAGGCTTCTAATTTTAAATCCCAAATAAAATTCATATGCAGAAAACTGCAAGATAAAATATTTAGAGTTCCGCAACACCTTTTATAAATACAGTTAGAAGACCATCATGTATTACGGTGCTCCTGCATTATTGTAGTTAATGGTCCCAAATTTTTGTTATATCATTGCATGCATTTATGAGTGACTCACCAAacttgagaaatttttcagtgtggcTAGAAGACGGTTCGGTATATTAAGTATTATAATATaaatggttaaaaaaaaaatttaagtatCAAACCACTTGTATCATCATATTTTGTATACCGAGTTTTATTTTCGGCACAATGAAAACCCTTCATCAAACCTCCTTTTCTAAtcactaatttaattaattgtgGTGACGTAGATAATGAGCAATGGAAAGTACACGAGTGTCCTGCACAGAACCACTGTGAACAAGGATAAGACAAGAATCTCATGGCCTGTGTTCTTGGAGCCGCCAGCAGACCACGTCGTGGGTCCTCATCCACAGCTTGTGAACGCCGTTAATCAACCAAAGTACAAGACCAAGAAGTACGGCGACTATGTTTACTGTAAGATTAACAAGCTTCCCCAATAAATAAACAATAAGCCccagaataaataaatattatgaAGTGGgtggttttgtttatttttcttctccatCTTTTTTTGTTGGTAAAGTTGTGAGTGGTGTGGAAGTGGGTGGCTttgtctatttttctttttctttttttttttgttggtgaagttgtGAGGGGTGTGTACCTTATTAATATGAAATAAGTG includes:
- the FLS gene encoding flavonol synthase/flavanone 3-hydroxylase (The RefSeq protein has 1 substitution compared to this genomic sequence), with protein sequence MGVESVERERESNEGTIPAEFIRSENEQPGITTVHGKVLEVPIIDFSDPDEEKLIVQITEASSNWGMYQIVNHDIPSEVISKLQAVGKEFFELPQEEKEAYAKPPDSASIEGYGTKLFKEISEGDTTKKGWVDNLFNKIWPPSVVNYQFWPKNPPSYREANEEYAKHLHNVVEKLFRLLSLGLGLEGQELKKAAGGDNLEYLLKINYYPPCPRPDLALGVVAHTDMSTVTILVPNDVQGLQACKDGRWYDVKYIPNALVIHIGDQMEIMSNGKYTSVLHRTTVNKDKTRISWPVFLEPPADHVVGPHPQLVNAVNQPKYKTKKYGDYVYCKINKLPQ